The Pseudomonas sp. MPC6 nucleotide sequence GGCAAGCCAGCTCCTACAGGAGAACGCATTCCAAATGTGGAGCTGCCGCAGGCTGCGACCTTTTCAGCGCGGAAGATGCTCGACCAGAAAATCGATGAAAGCCCTCAATCGCAGCGGCACATGACGACTTTGCGGATAAAGCAGGGTGAATGGGCGCGAACGTCCGCCATAAGGCTTGAGCACTTCCACCAGCGAACCCTCGGCCAATTCGTTTTCGACGATGAAGCGATAAGTCTGAAACAGCCCCGCCCCATGTTTGGCCAGGGTCACGCCTCCGAGCACGTCGTCGGAACAACTGAGGCTGCCTTCGGCAAGCATCTCGCGCTGCACGCCATTGTCGTTGAACAACCAGGCAATGCGCCGGCCGCTGCTGGGCAGTTCGTACTGAATGCATTCATGCTGCGCAAGGTCGTCCAGGGTTTGCGGAGTGCCGGTACGTTTCAGGTAGTCGGGACTGGCGATCATCACCAACGCTGCATCTTCCAGGTGCCTGGCGATGAGGCCGGAATCCGGAATCGCCCGTACGCGGATGGCCATGTCATAGCCTTCACCAACAAAATCGATATTGCGATTGCTGATGTGCGACTCGACCTTCACCGCCGGAAAGCGCTCCCGAAACGCCGGCAGCAGCGGCAGGATGCGGTGATGGGCATACGTGGTGGGGATACTGATGCGCAAGGTGCCGGAAGGCTCCTGCTGCTGGCCCATGACCTCGCGCTGGGCCTCGACCAGTTGCGCCAGCGCCTGGCGACACTCTTCGTAGTACCGCCGGCCACTGTCGGTCAGTTTTACGCTGCGGGTGGTGCGTGCGAACAGCCGCACGCCCAGGCGTTCTTCCATGCGCGACACCGATCGGCTCACGGCTGCCGGCGTCACGCCGGCCACCAGCGCGGCAGCGGTGAAGCTACCGGCCTCGGCGGCCAGGCAAAACAGCTCGATGCTGCCCAGTTGAAGATCGTCGAATAGTCGCTGCATGATTGATTACACCAGGGATCAAATGGAGTGGCTGATTCTGTATTTATCAAATTCCGCCACACAAATACAGGCGTCTCGACTGGCAGCCCGGCTCGGGCAAATCGGCACTTTGAGCGCCCACAAAAAAGCCGTCGTGACGACGGCTGATTCGTAGGCGGCAACTGCGATCAACGACGGGTCAACAACACCCCGGATTCCATGTGATGGGTCCACGGAAATTGATCGAACATCGCACAGCGAGTGATGCGATGGGTATCGTGCAGTTGGGCGATGTTGGCCGCCAGCGTTTGCGGATTGCAGGAAATGTACAGAATGTTGTCAAAGCGCCGGGTCAGTTCGCAGGTGTCCGGATCCATGCCCGCGCGGGGCGGGTCGACGAAGACGCTACCGAACTCGTAGCTCTTCAGGTCGATGCCGTGCAGGCGACGGAACGGGCGCACTTCGTTCAACGCCTCGGTCAGCTCCTCGGCGGACAGGCGCACCAGGGTGACGTTATCCACCGCGTTATCGCTGAGATTGCTCAGTGCCGCATTGACCGAAGACTTGCTGATTTCGGTGGCCAGCACCTTACGCACACGAGTCGCGAGCGGCAGGGTGAAGTTGCCGTTGCCGCAATACAGCTCCAGCAAATCGTCAGTTCGATCACCCAGCGCGTCATAAGCCCAGTTGAGCATCTTCTGGTTCACCGTGCCGTTGGGCTGGGTAAACGCACCTTCCGGCTGGCGGTAGCTGAACGTGCGGCCACCGACCTCCAGTTTCTCGATCACGTAATCATGACCGATGACTTCGCGCTTGCCCTTGGAGCGGCCGATAACGCTGACATTCAGCTCGGCTGCCAGTTTCGAGGCGGCTGCGTGCCAATGCTCGTCCAGCGGACGGTGGTAGCACAGCGTGATCATTGCATCGCCGGCCAGGGTGGTCAGGAACTCCACCTGGAACAGCTTGTGACTCAGCGCCGTACTGCCTTGCCAGGCCGCTTTGAGCTGCGGCATCAACTGATTGATGCGCAGGCTGGCGATCGGAAATTCTTCGATCAGGATCGGCGTGCGTTTGTCTTCCTGGGAAAACATTGCGTAATGGCGCTCGCCGCCTTCGCGCCACAGGCGAAATTCTGCGCGCAGGCGAAAGTTCTGCAGCGGCGAGTCGAACACGGCAGGTTCTGGCGCATCGAACGGGGCCAGGAGATCACGCAGGCGCATGACCTTTTCTTCGAGCTGAACGGCGTAAGCCTGGGTATCAAAAGTCATGCGTTGAACCAACCCAATTTGATCACGAACAGAATCGACAGGATCACCAGCGCCGAATTCAATTCACGGCCCCGACCGGAGAGCAGCTTGATCGCGGTCCAGGAAATGAAACCGAAGGCGATGCCATTGGCGATGGAATAAGTGAATGGCATGGCCAGGGCGGTGACCACGACCGGTGCAGCAACGGTAATGTCGTCCCAGTCTATTTCGGCCAGGCCGGATGTCATCAGTACCGCGACGAACAGCAGGGCAGGTGCCGTGGCGAACGCCGGAACGCTGGCGGCCAATGGCGAGAAAAACAACGCCAGCAGGAACAGAATCGCAACCACGACAGCGGTCAGGCCGGTGCGGCCACCGGCACTCACGCCAGCGGCGGATTCGATGTAGCTGGTCGTCGTTGAAGTCCCCAGCAAGGAACCGGCCATGGCCGCGGTACTGTCGGCGATCAGGGCGCGGCCCATTTTTGGCATGTGGCCATCCTTGCCCATCAGGCCGGCGCGCTTGGCCACACCGATCAGGGTGCCGGAGTTATCGAACAGATCGACGAACAGGAACGCGAAAATCACACTGACCAGACCGATGTCCAGTGCGCCTTTGATGTCCAGTTGCAGGAAGGTCGGCGCCAGCGACGGTGGCATCGACATGACGCCGCCGAACGGGGTAAAGCCCATCGCAATAGAGGTGATGGTCACCGCCAGGATGCCGATCAGTACGGCGCCGCGAACCTTCAGGGCTTCGAGGGCGACGATCAGGGCAAAGCCCAGGGTGGCGAGGATCGGTGCCGGTTGCTTGAGGTCGCCGAGGCCGAGCATGGTCGCCGGGTTGCTGACGACGATGCCGGCGTTGTGCAGGGCGATCAGCGCCAGGAACAGGCCGATACCGGCGGCAATGGCCGAACGCAGGGGCAACGGGATACTGTTGACGATCCATTCACGGATACGGAAGATCGAGAGTAGGAAGAACATCACCGCCGAGATGAACACCGCACCCAACGCCACTTGCCAGGTGTGCCCCATGTTCAGGACCACGGTATAGGTGAAGAAGGCGTTCAAGCCCATGCCCGGCGCGAGGGCGATCGGGTAGTTGGCGATCAGGCCCATCACGGTGGAACCGAAGGCGGCTGCCAGGCAGGTCGCGACGAACACCGCGCCTTTGTCCATGCCGGTCTCGCCGAGGATGCTCGGGTTGACGAACAGAATGTAGGCCATGGCCAAAAAGGTCGTGAGGCCCGCCAGAATCTCGGTCCGCACGTTGGTGTCATGTGCCTTGAGTTGAAACAGCCTTTCCAGCATGTCTGCTCCCCGTGGCGCGCCAGGCGCCGTGAATGTATCGACTTCAACAGCAAAGCACAGACCACCGCAGGCGCCCGATAATTTGCTGTAGGTCGGAAAAAGCCGCGCATCATACCAGCAGAGTGGGGTTATTACTGCTTATGGCTGCGATCGTCGTCGAAGTTTTGCGTTAAAGCCAAGTGAGCCATACTGCGCGCTGGTTTGGGGGGCTTATGTATTGCATGAGAAAAGGGCTGGTTGTCGGATCCGTACTATTGATGGCCCTGTTTGCGGGGGCGCAAATCGCCTTGGCTGCCTCGGCGCCGCCGTTGAGTCAGGTGAAAGTGCTCAAGGTCGAGTCACCGGGCTGTGGTTTTGAAGACATTGCACAGGGACAGGAGCAGACACGCTGCAATCACAGCGGCGCGAACATCCGGGTCTACGTGCTGGAAGTCGGCTACGGTCGTGGCGCGCATGTCGGGCTGGACGGCTTTGCGGTGAACGGCACCCGGACCCCGATCTGTGCGTTTGATAATGGCAACCTGACCGAATGCACCGTAGGGAAAAAAACGGTCGGCTATTTGTATGTCTTCGATCTGGCAGGCAAACAGGAGGGTACGTTCACCTTCAGCAATACCTCGATCAACGCCCCGGGCAACACCCTGTCGACGCAGCTTTACATCAAGTAGCTCCAAGCTCGAACGAGAGCCGGGAAAGCTGACTACGCTTTAAAGATCATTCAGCGGACTGCACCCATGACCTCAAGAGCACTGATTACCCTCGCCGAGGGCATCGATGACCTGCAAACAGTGACCCTGATCGATGTGCTGCGCCGTGCCAACGTCGAAGTGGTGGTGGCCAGCATCGAGGGGCGGCGCATGCTCACCTGTGCCCGTGGCACCCGAGTGACCTCCGATGCGATGCTGGTGGACTTGCTGGCCCAGCCGTTCGATCTGATCGTGCTCCCGGGTGGGGCCGTGGGAGCGCAAC carries:
- a CDS encoding LysR family transcriptional regulator, yielding MQRLFDDLQLGSIELFCLAAEAGSFTAAALVAGVTPAAVSRSVSRMEERLGVRLFARTTRSVKLTDSGRRYYEECRQALAQLVEAQREVMGQQQEPSGTLRISIPTTYAHHRILPLLPAFRERFPAVKVESHISNRNIDFVGEGYDMAIRVRAIPDSGLIARHLEDAALVMIASPDYLKRTGTPQTLDDLAQHECIQYELPSSGRRIAWLFNDNGVQREMLAEGSLSCSDDVLGGVTLAKHGAGLFQTYRFIVENELAEGSLVEVLKPYGGRSRPFTLLYPQSRHVPLRLRAFIDFLVEHLPR
- the trmA gene encoding tRNA (uridine(54)-C5)-methyltransferase TrmA yields the protein MTFDTQAYAVQLEEKVMRLRDLLAPFDAPEPAVFDSPLQNFRLRAEFRLWREGGERHYAMFSQEDKRTPILIEEFPIASLRINQLMPQLKAAWQGSTALSHKLFQVEFLTTLAGDAMITLCYHRPLDEHWHAAASKLAAELNVSVIGRSKGKREVIGHDYVIEKLEVGGRTFSYRQPEGAFTQPNGTVNQKMLNWAYDALGDRTDDLLELYCGNGNFTLPLATRVRKVLATEISKSSVNAALSNLSDNAVDNVTLVRLSAEELTEALNEVRPFRRLHGIDLKSYEFGSVFVDPPRAGMDPDTCELTRRFDNILYISCNPQTLAANIAQLHDTHRITRCAMFDQFPWTHHMESGVLLTRR
- a CDS encoding NCS2 family permease produces the protein MLERLFQLKAHDTNVRTEILAGLTTFLAMAYILFVNPSILGETGMDKGAVFVATCLAAAFGSTVMGLIANYPIALAPGMGLNAFFTYTVVLNMGHTWQVALGAVFISAVMFFLLSIFRIREWIVNSIPLPLRSAIAAGIGLFLALIALHNAGIVVSNPATMLGLGDLKQPAPILATLGFALIVALEALKVRGAVLIGILAVTITSIAMGFTPFGGVMSMPPSLAPTFLQLDIKGALDIGLVSVIFAFLFVDLFDNSGTLIGVAKRAGLMGKDGHMPKMGRALIADSTAAMAGSLLGTSTTTSYIESAAGVSAGGRTGLTAVVVAILFLLALFFSPLAASVPAFATAPALLFVAVLMTSGLAEIDWDDITVAAPVVVTALAMPFTYSIANGIAFGFISWTAIKLLSGRGRELNSALVILSILFVIKLGWFNA
- a CDS encoding DUF4879 domain-containing protein: MRKGLVVGSVLLMALFAGAQIALAASAPPLSQVKVLKVESPGCGFEDIAQGQEQTRCNHSGANIRVYVLEVGYGRGAHVGLDGFAVNGTRTPICAFDNGNLTECTVGKKTVGYLYVFDLAGKQEGTFTFSNTSINAPGNTLSTQLYIK